The nucleotide sequence gtgtctattttttttataactgcTTTTGATTTCTGCTTCATTTAGATTCTGTACTTGGCAGAGATTACAAGTTTTAAAAGCTGCTCCTTTGGTTTTTTTGGACTagacacaaaaaacccaaacatcaGATCCTGGTCACATGAAGTTAAAACACTTAGACTGCCTGTCCCTGATTAAATTCAGCCTCGCAGTAAAACCCATCTCTACTCGTCTGTGACAGACAGGCGGCTGAAGATGGGCAGGCGTCGGCCCTCGAAGCTCGGCGATTCTGTGCCGCTGGAGGAAGAGctgagggagcaggaggaggtgtAGCCTTCCTCAGAGAGGGAGTCAGCCGAGGAGCAGCGCTGAAGGCTCGGGAGGCTGTTCAGGGAGACTGGCAGCTGCTGGGGGAGGTGGTAGGGGAggtttgggggttttttggAGGTGAAGGTGGATGTGGGACACCTGGCGCTGACAGAATCTGAGACAGCATAGAAATGCAGAGCTTGATCTCCGCTGTCATTGGACATGTCTGTGATGCCAGTGAAGGAGTAGGGGCAATGCTTCAGGTTCCCCGGCTCagggaagagaggagacaggagCTCTGGGCTTCCTGttgaggatggaggaggagacacCGAGGAGGCCCGAGTGAAGAGGAGGGAGTTGGGCTGCGACTCCTCGACTGGTTGGAAAgtctgtggagaggaggagaagcctGCGAAGCTGAAGCTGTGACGGAGCGGAGGAGGCCTGAGCTTCTGCTTCTGCTCGGGGGCGCCGCCGTTGCCATTTTGGATTTCATCGGCGTTGTGGATGAAGTGGCAGCGGGCACCGTACGGGCAGAAGCCAATTGTGTGGAAAGTGCGGCAAGGCTCCGTCTTGTACTTCGGGTGCCTGCTCAGGCCTCTCATCTCGTCCATGCCGTGGGCAAACTGGCACTTGGCGCCATACTTGCAGACCCCGCTTTCTTCAAAGGTGCGGCAGAGTTCAGTCTTGTAGCGGGTGGAGATGTGAGGCGAGGGGGGGGCCAGGGGTCTGGAGGCAGAGGGGGAGGTTGCGGAGGAGAGGGAGCTGTTGCTGATGCAGAAGCCCGGTGGAGGGAGCAGCAGCGGCGGGGACACGTTCGCCAGTTTGTCCTCTCTGCCTCCCAAACTGCTGACGTTGCCCTCGATCATGCTGACGGAGCGGT is from Scomber scombrus chromosome 5, fScoSco1.1, whole genome shotgun sequence and encodes:
- the sb:cb81 gene encoding mRNA decay activator protein ZFP36L1-like, with protein sequence MPSDFLTPFLELDEEFCKNFHSLEVTDGLSTSSQQQRQQQHSQRVLGFQRRHSLCPVTLPNSKFNMSESACWGINMSPNQQWKRDSQLPRSSLSHIPFRVDRSVSMIEGNVSSLGGREDKLANVSPPLLLPPPGFCISNSSLSSATSPSASRPLAPPSPHISTRYKTELCRTFEESGVCKYGAKCQFAHGMDEMRGLSRHPKYKTEPCRTFHTIGFCPYGARCHFIHNADEIQNGNGGAPEQKQKLRPPPLRHSFSFAGFSSSPQTFQPVEESQPNSLLFTRASSVSPPPSSTGSPELLSPLFPEPGNLKHCPYSFTGITDMSNDSGDQALHFYAVSDSVSARFSLNSLPSLQRCSSADSLSEEGYTSSCSLSSSSSGTESPSFEGRRLPIFSRLSVTDE